In a genomic window of Sphingobacteriales bacterium:
- a CDS encoding IS5/IS1182 family transposase produces the protein MFQKKGKLGFADIAVSKRNIKVSFLEKIDKLIDWEEIEKVILKNYNRGKR, from the coding sequence ATGTTTCAAAAAAAGGGCAAACTTGGATTTGCTGATATAGCTGTTTCAAAACGAAATATTAAAGTCAGTTTTCTTGAAAAAATCGATAAACTTATCGACTGGGAAGAAATTGAAAAAGTGATTTTAAAAAACTATAACCGGGGGAAACGG